DNA from Candidatus Rokuibacteriota bacterium:
GCGCATCCGGCGCCAACCCGCGCTCGCCTTCGCATTCCTGCAACATGCCGGCATAGGGCTGCGACAAGCGGGTAACGCTTTTAACCTGATTTAGCGGGCATCATCACCGCCGGCGTGGACGCGCGTGTCTCCGGCTAGGGCCGGTTGCTCTCGGACGCCTTAGGGGTCGCCAGCGCGGCGAGTGCGCGGTCGCAGCGCTTGGCGAGCCGGCTCATCTCGAGGCGTCCGGACGCCTCGCGGGCGAAGAGGAGATGGTCACGCGCCTCCGCGGCTTTGCCGCGGTCCGCAGCGATCCCGGCGATCACGAAGTGCGTCCACGCTTCGTTGCCTCGCTCGCCCTGGCGCACGGCGAAATCGAGGGCGCTCTGCGCTGTGGCCGCGGCATCGTCGAGGTGGCCCACGCAGCGCAGGGCCTCGGCGAGCGTTCGCACCCAGAGCGCGCGGTTGACGAAGGCGCCGGCCGCTTCCTGAAGAGCGATCGCCTCGTGGAGGAGAGGCACGGCTTCCGCCGCACGGCCGGCCGCCGTGTACGCCTCCCCGAGCGGGGTCAGGGCGCGCATCGTCTGCCCGACGAACTTGTGCTCACGGCAGATCGCCACGGCGGGCTCCAGCACCCTGATCGCGCCGGCCGTGTCGCCAGCCTCCAGGAGCAGGCGGCCGCGCATGATCGCGAGCGGGACCTTGCTGTAGAGGTGATTCGCGGCGCTCGCCACCGCCTCGCCGCGTCGTAAGAGGTCCTCGGCGGCGACAACGTCCCCCAGATCCGAAAGGCACTCGGCAGCGAGCGCGCACGCTCCGGAAAAGGGGAGTCCTGACAGCCCGAACTGCTCCGTCTCGCGACCACCGTCCAACGCGGTGATGATCCAGCGGTAATGCTGGAGCGCGGTCCGGAGCTCGCCGCGGGCATGATGGCAGCCGCCGGCGTAATAGTGGCCCGTCACCTGCAGGCCGAGATCGCCGCGGCGCGCACCGGTTTCCAGGCAACGCTCGCTGTACTCGATCCCCTGCTCGTACTCGCCCTTGGCCCAGTGGTACTGGACGAAGAACGAGTAGACGACGTCGAGCCGCTCGGTCTCGTTGTGCCCGGCGGCGAGCTGCTCGACCTCCCGAAAGACCGCGTGCAGCCGCTCGAGATGCCCACCCCGCCAGAGCGGTGCGCGGAGGGCGAAGCGGACATCGATCGCCTCACGCGCCGACTCGCTGGTGACCGGTCGGTGCGTGAAGGTCTCCAGCGCACGCTCGTAGTGGGCGACGGCCTCGGCGTCGGCACAGAGCGCCGCCGCGCGATCGCCGGCCTGGCGCGTGTACTGTGCGGCCTTGGCCCAGATTTCGCCGCGTGCGGCGTGATTGGCGAGGCGTTCGACCTGCTCGACCAGGCGATCGCCGTGGCGGCTCTCGATCACCTCGACCATGCGGGCATGGAGCCCACGACGCCGGTCGAGCAGCATACCGCCGTACGTGACCTCGTGGGTGAGCGCGTGCTTGAACGTGTACTCCAGCTCGGGAAACAGGACGGACTCGTAGAGGAACTCGTTCGCCGAAAGCCGCATCAGGCCCGCGCGCAGCGCATCCTCGGGCAGCTCGACCAGCGCCTGGAGCAGCGCGAACGGCACGTCCTTGCCGACCACCGAAGCCGCCTGCAGGAGCTGCTTGTCCTCCGGCGACAGCCGGTCGATCCGCGCGGCGAGGATGGCCTGGACGCTGGCAGGCACGGCGATCGGCGCGTCGGGCCGGGCGAGGCGGTAGCGCCCGGGCTCGCCAACGAGCGCGCGGGCATCCACCAGCGCCCGCACGGACTCTTCCAGGAAGAGCGGGTTGCCGTCGGTGCGCGCGATCAGTGTCTGGAACAATGAGCGAAGGCTTGGATCATCGCCCACGAGCGGACGGAGGAGATCCTCGGCGCTCGTCGCGCTGAGCGGCTCGATCGGGACCTGGCGATAGAAGGTCTTCTGGCTCCAAGCGTGGCGGTACTCGGGCCGGTAGTTCACGGCAATGAGGAGACGCGTCGTGGTGAGGCTTTCCACGATCGAGTCGAGGAGCGCCTGCGTCGCGGAGTCGATCCAGTGCAGATCCTCGAAGACCAGGAGCACGGGCTGCCCCTGCGCCTCGCGGAGGACCAGGCGCTTGACGGCGTCGAGCACGCTCTGGCGGCGTTGCGGCGGCGCCTGCGCGAGGACTGCGCTGTCCTCCGGTAGCGCGTCGAGCAGACCCGTGAACGGCGCCACGACGTCCTTGAGTCCCTCGTCGAGCGTGAGGATCGCGCCGGTGACCTTGCTGCGGATCGCGCGGGCGTCGTCGCGGTCTTCGATGCGGAAGTAGCTCTTGAGCATGTCGATGACCGGCAGATACGCCGACGCCCGACCGTACGAGACGGAGCTGCCTTGGAGGATGAGCCAGCCGCGCGTGCGGTGCGAGTTGAGGAACTCGTGGAAGAGGCGCGACTTCCCGACGCCGGGCTCGCCCACCACCGCCACGATCTGGCCGCGCCCCTCCGCTGCCTGCTCGAGCGCCCGGCGCAGCTGCTCGAGCTCGGCGTCGCGCCCCACGAAGCGGCTGAGCCCGCGCGCGGCCGCGCGCTGCAGCCGGGTGCGCACCGTGCCCGCGCCCGTCACCTCGAACACCTCCATCGGCTCGGGGAGGCCCTTCATGTTCACGAGGCCGAGCGGCTTGACTTCCACGTAGTCCTCGGCGAGCCGCAGCGTGTCCGTCGAGGTGAGAATGGAGCCGGGCATCGCCGTCTGTTCCAGGCGCGCGGCGACATGCGTCGTCTGGCCGACCGCCGTGTAGTCCATCCGCAGATCGCTGCCGACGGACCGCACGAGGACCTCGCCGGAGTTGATGCCAACGCGAATCTGGATCGGCACCCCGGCCTGCCGCTGCATCTCCTCGGCGTAGCGCTTGATCGACTCCTGCATGCGGAGCGCGGCATAGCAGGCG
Protein-coding regions in this window:
- a CDS encoding AAA family ATPase; translated protein: MECPSCDQPNREDAGFCDNCGQDLRAGRTDPRDYTPAHLAKKVLQDRARLQGERRTVTVLFADAVGSTAMAEQLDPEQAFRIMQGAVACMADAVHQCEGIITKFAGDGIMALFGAPLASEDHAVRACYAALRMQESIKRYAEEMQRQAGVPIQIRVGINSGEVLVRSVGSDLRMDYTAVGQTTHVAARLEQTAMPGSILTSTDTLRLAEDYVEVKPLGLVNMKGLPEPMEVFEVTGAGTVRTRLQRAAARGLSRFVGRDAELEQLRRALEQAAEGRGQIVAVVGEPGVGKSRLFHEFLNSHRTRGWLILQGSSVSYGRASAYLPVIDMLKSYFRIEDRDDARAIRSKVTGAILTLDEGLKDVVAPFTGLLDALPEDSAVLAQAPPQRRQSVLDAVKRLVLREAQGQPVLLVFEDLHWIDSATQALLDSIVESLTTTRLLIAVNYRPEYRHAWSQKTFYRQVPIEPLSATSAEDLLRPLVGDDPSLRSLFQTLIARTDGNPLFLEESVRALVDARALVGEPGRYRLARPDAPIAVPASVQAILAARIDRLSPEDKQLLQAASVVGKDVPFALLQALVELPEDALRAGLMRLSANEFLYESVLFPELEYTFKHALTHEVTYGGMLLDRRRGLHARMVEVIESRHGDRLVEQVERLANHAARGEIWAKAAQYTRQAGDRAAALCADAEAVAHYERALETFTHRPVTSESAREAIDVRFALRAPLWRGGHLERLHAVFREVEQLAAGHNETERLDVVYSFFVQYHWAKGEYEQGIEYSERCLETGARRGDLGLQVTGHYYAGGCHHARGELRTALQHYRWIITALDGGRETEQFGLSGLPFSGACALAAECLSDLGDVVAAEDLLRRGEAVASAANHLYSKVPLAIMRGRLLLEAGDTAGAIRVLEPAVAICREHKFVGQTMRALTPLGEAYTAAGRAAEAVPLLHEAIALQEAAGAFVNRALWVRTLAEALRCVGHLDDAAATAQSALDFAVRQGERGNEAWTHFVIAGIAADRGKAAEARDHLLFAREASGRLEMSRLAKRCDRALAALATPKASESNRP